A single region of the Massilia sp. erpn genome encodes:
- a CDS encoding 3'-5' exonuclease, whose translation MSETAQQEAELPPYPGITLAAVRLVRSAADAEAAQAALLASDVIGFDTESKPTFQKGQHSDGPHLIQLASDELAYLFQVGPNVGPLLPALKAILESEQTMKVGFGLSDDMKRVRAKLGIEPLKVVDLSVALRGGQRNDLGAKSAVAKFFGQKLQKSKKISTTNWAAPRLSEKQILYAADDAQVALRVFRRWIANGNVLPPQKPPKVRRPRPQPPTQA comes from the coding sequence ATGAGCGAAACCGCGCAGCAGGAAGCCGAGCTGCCGCCCTACCCCGGCATCACGCTGGCCGCAGTGCGCCTGGTGCGTTCCGCGGCCGACGCGGAAGCGGCGCAGGCGGCACTGCTGGCATCGGACGTGATCGGCTTCGATACCGAATCGAAGCCGACGTTCCAAAAGGGCCAGCATTCCGACGGCCCGCATCTGATCCAGCTGGCCAGCGACGAGCTGGCCTATCTGTTCCAGGTCGGGCCGAACGTGGGACCGCTGCTGCCGGCGCTCAAAGCCATTCTCGAATCCGAACAGACCATGAAGGTCGGCTTCGGCCTGTCCGACGATATGAAGCGGGTGCGCGCCAAGCTCGGCATCGAACCGCTGAAAGTGGTCGACCTGTCCGTGGCCTTGCGCGGCGGCCAGCGCAACGACCTGGGCGCCAAAAGCGCCGTCGCCAAATTCTTCGGCCAGAAGCTGCAAAAGTCGAAGAAGATCTCCACCACCAACTGGGCCGCGCCGCGCCTCAGTGAAAAGCAAATCCTCTACGCCGCCGACGACGCCCAGGTCGCCCTGCGCGTCTTCCGCCGCTGGATCGCCAACGGCAACGTCCTGCCGCCGCAAAAGCCGCCCAAAGTGCGCCGCCCGCGCCCCCAGCCACCCACCCAGGCCTGA
- a CDS encoding copper chaperone PCu(A)C: MKKQFFACAISMAFAASAMAQVTVSESWARATVPAAKASGAFMQLQSAQDARLVGVETTVANAELHQMSMENNVMKMSEVDGIDLPAGKTVELKPGSYHVMLMQLKRQLKEGDTVPLKLTFEKKDKKRETVEVQVPVKPINYSPPARAHAGH; this comes from the coding sequence ATGAAAAAGCAATTCTTTGCATGCGCCATTTCCATGGCGTTCGCCGCCTCCGCCATGGCTCAAGTCACCGTCAGCGAAAGCTGGGCGCGCGCCACCGTCCCTGCCGCTAAAGCCAGCGGCGCCTTCATGCAGCTGCAATCGGCGCAGGACGCGCGCCTGGTCGGCGTGGAAACGACGGTTGCGAATGCCGAGTTGCACCAGATGTCGATGGAAAACAATGTGATGAAGATGTCCGAGGTCGATGGCATCGATCTGCCGGCCGGCAAAACGGTCGAACTCAAGCCGGGCAGCTATCACGTCATGCTGATGCAGCTGAAACGCCAGCTGAAAGAAGGCGACACCGTGCCTTTGAAACTGACCTTCGAGAAGAAGGACAAGAAGCGCGAGACCGTGGAAGTGCAAGTACCGGTCAAGCCGATCAATTACAGCCCGCCCGCGCGCGCTCACGCCGGCCACTAA
- a CDS encoding PAS domain-containing protein has protein sequence MPTVLISLFSCALAAALLAQHAANRRLRAQLRQREEQGDAQAQRLRWLNELVITMPVPTFIKDAQSRFVMMNQACEQMFGVPFDSLQGKIGEEFWPPEQMAAFLANDRASFAARGLVVREELLWDAGLDASRQVQTFKKPMFNAAGEPEMLIGMFIDISEREQAKAALQTSLRQLRELSDYVEMARENEHQRIAREAHDELGQTLMALKIDVSMLHARTRPSHPLLHAESRRVLATLDHSIAVVRAIINELHPSTLELGLPAAVDWLLKRIRRDSGLVCRLHLPEEIAPQQLEQRRTWAVFRIIQEALADIGATAQASHVDVSLRMLNDTLFLTISHDGLPSRFCDGSDLAKIAVRERIAAIGGELDPRGAEPGCVLSARLPGRKKEREAAASPSDPGLAA, from the coding sequence ATGCCCACCGTTCTCATCAGCCTGTTTTCCTGCGCTTTGGCCGCCGCCCTGCTCGCCCAGCACGCCGCCAACCGGCGCCTGCGCGCGCAATTGCGGCAGCGTGAAGAACAAGGCGACGCGCAGGCGCAGCGCCTGCGCTGGCTGAACGAACTGGTGATCACCATGCCGGTGCCGACCTTCATCAAGGATGCCCAATCGCGCTTCGTCATGATGAACCAGGCTTGCGAACAAATGTTTGGCGTGCCCTTCGACTCGTTGCAGGGCAAGATCGGCGAGGAATTCTGGCCGCCGGAACAGATGGCAGCCTTTCTCGCCAACGACCGCGCCTCCTTCGCCGCGCGCGGCCTGGTGGTGCGCGAGGAACTGCTGTGGGATGCGGGCCTGGACGCCAGCCGCCAGGTACAGACCTTCAAAAAGCCCATGTTCAACGCCGCCGGCGAACCTGAAATGTTGATCGGCATGTTCATCGACATCAGCGAGCGGGAACAGGCCAAGGCCGCGCTGCAAACTTCGCTGCGCCAGTTGCGCGAACTGAGCGACTACGTGGAAATGGCGCGCGAAAACGAGCACCAGCGCATCGCCCGCGAAGCCCATGATGAACTGGGGCAGACCCTGATGGCGCTGAAGATCGATGTCTCCATGCTGCATGCACGCACCCGGCCCAGCCATCCGCTGTTGCATGCCGAGAGCCGGCGCGTGCTGGCGACGCTGGACCACAGCATCGCCGTGGTGCGCGCCATCATCAATGAACTGCATCCGAGCACCCTGGAACTGGGTCTGCCGGCCGCCGTGGACTGGCTGCTGAAGCGCATCCGGCGCGACAGCGGCCTGGTTTGCCGCCTGCATCTGCCGGAGGAAATCGCGCCCCAGCAGCTGGAGCAGCGCCGCACCTGGGCCGTGTTCCGCATCATCCAGGAGGCATTGGCCGATATCGGCGCCACGGCCCAGGCCAGCCATGTCGACGTCTCGCTGCGCATGCTCAATGACACGCTGTTCCTCACCATCAGCCATGATGGCCTGCCCAGCCGCTTCTGCGACGGCAGCGACCTGGCCAAGATCGCCGTCCGCGAACGCATTGCCGCCATCGGGGGCGAGCTCGATCCCCGCGGCGCGGAGCCAGGCTGCGTACTGTCGGCGCGCCTGCCGGGACGGAAAAAAGAAAGGGAGGCCGCAGCCTCCCCTTCCGATCCAGGCCTTGCGGCCTGA
- a CDS encoding ProQ/FINO family protein — translation MNTSLTPTPPATDNSAAAPAPAAAGAAPASARALLKQLQTQFPAFRDCLPLSIGIDKQILAQLPEIDRKLMRAALGIHTGSQRYLRVMEKAKVRVNLDGSEGAEVTDVHRKHAKDVLQERFKKEAERKKAERDAAAAEEANRRRQEKLEQLTAKFSRKG, via the coding sequence ATGAACACTAGCCTTACCCCTACGCCGCCGGCCACCGACAACAGCGCAGCCGCGCCGGCACCGGCCGCCGCGGGCGCCGCACCGGCTTCGGCCCGCGCCCTGCTCAAGCAACTGCAAACGCAATTCCCCGCCTTCCGCGACTGCCTGCCGCTGTCGATCGGCATCGACAAGCAGATCCTGGCCCAGTTGCCGGAAATCGACCGCAAGCTGATGCGCGCCGCGCTCGGCATCCACACCGGCTCGCAGCGCTATCTGCGCGTCATGGAGAAAGCCAAGGTACGCGTCAACCTGGACGGCAGCGAAGGCGCGGAAGTCACCGACGTGCACCGCAAGCACGCCAAGGATGTGCTGCAGGAGCGCTTCAAGAAAGAGGCCGAACGTAAGAAGGCCGAGCGCGATGCCGCCGCGGCCGAGGAGGCGAACCGCCGCCGCCAGGAAAAGCTGGAACAGCTGACCGCCAAATTCTCGCGCAAAGGCTGA
- a CDS encoding PLP-dependent aminotransferase family protein → MKLYEALAEEIAGMIAKNVLRPGERLPSVRQQQERRGVSPSTVFQAYYLLEARGAIESRPRSGYYVAQRQPLAPEPEASRPDGVSTVVDVSELVFSVLDAGRERSNVPFGSAFPSPLLFPLEKLARAAASALRHIDPWGTVANLPPGNAELRRQIALRYQLDGVQVAADEIVITNGALEALNLCLQAVAHPGDTVLVESPTFYAALQALERVGLKAVEVATHPREGMELGALAEALEQHKPQACWLMTSFQNPLGSLMPPEKKQALVELLARHEVPLIEDDVYGELYFGAQRPALAKRYDGKGLVMHCSSFSKCLAPGFRVGWAAPGRFARNVERLKLTTSLAAAMPSQLALAEYLGQGGYDRHLRQLRGALAGQQEKMMQAIARHFPPGTRFTQPQGGYFLWVALPEGVDALVLHRCALAHGISVAPGPIFSAKRAFRHCLRLNYGYHWDAEQEAAIATLGQLARDQLQG, encoded by the coding sequence TTGAAGCTTTACGAAGCGCTGGCCGAGGAAATCGCCGGCATGATCGCAAAAAATGTGCTGCGGCCCGGCGAGCGCCTGCCGTCCGTGCGCCAGCAGCAGGAACGGCGCGGCGTCAGCCCATCGACCGTCTTCCAGGCCTACTATCTGCTTGAAGCGCGCGGCGCCATCGAGTCGCGTCCGCGCTCCGGCTACTACGTGGCGCAGCGCCAGCCGCTGGCGCCGGAGCCGGAAGCTTCGCGGCCCGACGGCGTATCGACCGTGGTTGACGTCAGCGAGCTGGTATTTTCCGTGCTGGATGCCGGCCGCGAGCGCAGCAACGTGCCTTTCGGTTCGGCCTTTCCCAGTCCCCTGCTGTTCCCGCTGGAGAAGCTGGCGCGCGCGGCCGCATCCGCCTTGCGCCACATCGACCCCTGGGGTACGGTGGCTAATCTGCCGCCGGGCAATGCCGAACTGCGGCGCCAGATCGCGCTGCGCTACCAGCTCGATGGCGTGCAGGTGGCAGCCGACGAAATCGTCATCACCAATGGCGCGCTGGAAGCGCTCAATCTTTGCCTGCAGGCGGTGGCCCATCCCGGCGATACGGTGCTGGTGGAGTCGCCCACTTTCTATGCCGCCTTGCAGGCGCTGGAGCGCGTCGGCCTGAAGGCGGTTGAGGTGGCAACCCATCCGCGCGAAGGCATGGAGCTGGGCGCGCTGGCCGAGGCGCTGGAGCAGCATAAGCCGCAAGCCTGCTGGCTCATGACCAGCTTCCAGAATCCGCTGGGCAGCCTGATGCCGCCCGAGAAAAAGCAAGCCCTGGTCGAATTGCTGGCGCGCCACGAGGTGCCGCTGATCGAGGACGATGTGTACGGCGAGCTGTATTTCGGCGCCCAGCGTCCCGCGCTCGCCAAGCGCTATGACGGCAAAGGGCTGGTAATGCACTGCAGCTCGTTCTCCAAATGTCTGGCGCCCGGCTTTCGCGTCGGCTGGGCCGCGCCGGGGCGCTTCGCGCGCAATGTCGAACGCCTGAAGCTGACCACCAGCCTGGCCGCCGCCATGCCCTCGCAGCTGGCGCTGGCCGAATACCTGGGGCAGGGCGGCTACGACCGCCACCTGCGCCAGTTGCGCGGCGCGCTCGCCGGCCAGCAGGAAAAGATGATGCAGGCGATCGCCCGTCACTTCCCGCCCGGCACCCGGTTTACGCAACCGCAGGGTGGCTACTTCCTGTGGGTCGCCTTGCCCGAAGGCGTCGACGCCCTGGTCCTGCACCGTTGCGCGCTGGCGCACGGGATCAGCGTCGCACCGGGGCCGATCTTCTCCGCCAAGCGCGCCTTCCGCCACTGCCTGCGCCTGAACTACGGTTACCACTGGGACGCCGAGCAGGAAGCGGCCATCGCCACCCTCGGCCAGCTCGCCCGCGACCAGCTCCAAGGCTGA
- a CDS encoding c-type cytochrome, giving the protein MPILSFSLRNSAIAALAAALPLLAAAAPAALPDTLEQRVAACVACHKAKEQSDAFFPRIAGKPAGYLYNQLLNFRDGRRQYPMMTYMVEQLPDAYLREIAEYFAGQHPPYPAAQNSGATQAQLERGRSLALQGDAGKKIPACVACHGEKLTGVAPAIPGLVGLPRDYINSQFGAWKNQKRKAHAPDCMADVAGRLSEADVAAVSSWLSTQVADAGDRPATAHAKPLPLKCGGVPQ; this is encoded by the coding sequence ATGCCAATTCTTTCGTTTTCGCTGCGGAACAGCGCCATTGCGGCGCTGGCTGCCGCCTTGCCGCTGCTGGCCGCAGCCGCGCCGGCGGCCTTGCCGGACACGCTGGAACAACGCGTGGCGGCCTGCGTCGCCTGCCACAAGGCCAAAGAACAGAGCGATGCCTTCTTCCCGCGCATCGCCGGCAAACCGGCCGGCTATCTGTATAACCAGCTGCTTAATTTCCGCGACGGCCGCCGCCAGTATCCGATGATGACGTATATGGTGGAGCAGCTGCCGGACGCGTACCTGCGCGAGATCGCCGAATACTTCGCCGGGCAGCATCCGCCCTATCCGGCGGCGCAGAACAGCGGCGCCACCCAGGCCCAGCTCGAAAGGGGACGCAGCCTGGCGCTGCAAGGCGATGCCGGCAAAAAGATCCCGGCCTGCGTCGCCTGTCATGGCGAGAAGCTGACCGGCGTGGCGCCTGCCATTCCCGGTCTGGTCGGCCTGCCGCGCGACTATATCAATTCCCAGTTCGGCGCCTGGAAGAACCAGAAACGCAAGGCCCATGCGCCGGACTGCATGGCCGACGTGGCCGGCCGCCTGAGCGAAGCCGATGTGGCGGCCGTCTCCAGCTGGCTCTCGACCCAGGTGGCCGACGCCGGCGACCGTCCCGCCACCGCCCACGCCAAGCCGCTGCCGCTCAAATGCGGCGGCGTGCCGCAATAA
- the rpoD gene encoding RNA polymerase sigma factor RpoD: MTKTPKTLTLSAKPRTASAQLAVPKTSLSYVIDNAQEAAGKPVTVVKKTRSRLAAVAADDVAAAAPEALEAVEAAGAEKAVKVARKTGAATAVSLAAPGGAAAAAAAAKPVVTRARKAKVEAAPVTVTSGPATVSQVTDAATLATIDTSGYLLPQVKVPGRRGRKPSEFMPENDEVAALNAVERAELKAVSKARERKAKGLDALGMDANASAEDLEKRRQQFKNLINMGKDRGFLTYAEINDQLPENIIDPEAIEGIIATFNDMGIAVYERAPDAESLLLSDSVATAASDDEVEAAAATALSTVDSDFGRTTDPVRMYMREMGAVALLTREGEIEIAKRIEGGLRDMIQAISACPTTIAEIVALAQKIENDETKVDEVVDGFVDLNEVGSTPAASAPAAASDDEDEEEELEEEEEDGDANGGAAGFSTEQLAQLKIDALEKFAIISNQYDKMRKASGGYGSPAYMKAQDIISNELLGIRFTAKVVEKLCDTLRGQMEQVRSIERAVLELCVNKCGMPRAHFIKVFPGNECDLDWVDGEVDAGYPYSAVLGRNVPAIKELQNKMIDLQERVALPLADLRKINKQMAAGEKRARHAKREMTVANLRLVISIAKKYINRGLQFLDLIQEGNIGLLKAVDKFEYRRGYKFSTYATWWIRQAITRSIADMARTIRVPVHMIETINKMNRISRQIMQETGSEPDLATLAVKMEMPENKVREIMKIAKEPISMETPMGEDGDSQLGDFIEDNTTLAPLDAALHASMRNVIKEVLDSLTPREAKVLRMRYGVEMSNDHTLEEVGKQFDVTRERIRQIEAKAMSKLRQPSRSDKLKTFLTQN; this comes from the coding sequence ATGACGAAAACGCCGAAAACCCTAACGTTGTCCGCCAAACCCCGCACCGCTTCGGCGCAGCTGGCTGTACCAAAGACGAGTTTATCTTACGTCATCGACAATGCTCAGGAAGCTGCCGGCAAACCCGTCACCGTAGTGAAGAAGACCCGCTCCCGCCTGGCCGCCGTGGCGGCCGATGACGTGGCCGCCGCCGCGCCGGAAGCGCTGGAAGCCGTGGAAGCGGCTGGCGCCGAGAAGGCCGTGAAAGTGGCGCGCAAGACTGGCGCGGCCACCGCCGTTTCGCTGGCCGCGCCGGGTGGCGCCGCCGCTGCGGCAGCCGCCGCCAAGCCGGTCGTGACGCGCGCCCGCAAAGCCAAGGTGGAGGCCGCTCCCGTCACCGTGACCAGCGGTCCGGCCACCGTCAGCCAGGTGACCGACGCCGCCACCCTGGCCACCATCGACACCTCCGGCTATCTGTTGCCGCAGGTGAAAGTGCCGGGCCGCCGTGGCCGCAAGCCGAGCGAATTCATGCCGGAGAACGATGAAGTCGCCGCGCTGAACGCGGTCGAACGCGCCGAATTGAAGGCCGTGTCGAAGGCGCGCGAGCGCAAGGCCAAGGGCCTGGATGCACTGGGCATGGACGCCAACGCCTCGGCCGAGGATCTGGAAAAACGCCGCCAGCAGTTCAAGAACCTGATCAATATGGGCAAGGACCGCGGTTTCCTGACCTATGCCGAGATCAACGACCAGCTGCCGGAAAACATCATCGATCCGGAAGCGATCGAAGGCATCATCGCCACCTTCAACGATATGGGCATCGCCGTCTACGAGCGCGCCCCGGATGCGGAAAGCCTGCTGCTGAGCGACAGCGTGGCCACCGCCGCCAGCGACGATGAAGTCGAGGCGGCCGCCGCGACCGCGCTGTCCACCGTCGATTCCGACTTCGGCCGCACCACCGACCCGGTGCGCATGTATATGCGCGAGATGGGCGCCGTGGCCCTGCTGACGCGCGAAGGCGAGATCGAGATCGCCAAGCGCATCGAAGGCGGCCTGCGCGACATGATCCAGGCCATCTCCGCCTGCCCGACCACCATCGCCGAGATCGTGGCCCTGGCGCAGAAGATCGAAAATGATGAAACTAAAGTCGACGAAGTGGTGGACGGCTTCGTCGACCTGAACGAAGTAGGCAGCACGCCGGCCGCCAGCGCGCCGGCCGCCGCCTCCGACGACGAGGATGAGGAAGAAGAGCTGGAGGAAGAGGAGGAAGACGGCGACGCCAATGGCGGCGCGGCCGGCTTCTCGACCGAACAGCTGGCGCAGCTGAAGATCGATGCGCTGGAAAAATTCGCCATCATCTCCAACCAGTACGACAAGATGCGCAAGGCCTCCGGCGGCTACGGCTCGCCCGCCTATATGAAGGCGCAGGACATCATCTCCAACGAGCTGCTGGGCATCCGCTTCACCGCGAAAGTGGTGGAAAAGCTGTGCGACACCCTGCGCGGCCAGATGGAGCAGGTGCGCAGCATCGAGCGCGCCGTGCTGGAGCTGTGCGTGAACAAATGCGGCATGCCGCGCGCCCACTTCATCAAGGTCTTCCCGGGCAATGAATGCGACCTGGATTGGGTGGACGGCGAAGTCGATGCCGGCTATCCGTACAGCGCGGTGCTGGGCCGTAACGTTCCCGCCATCAAGGAACTGCAGAACAAGATGATCGACCTGCAGGAGCGCGTAGCGCTGCCGCTGGCCGATCTGCGCAAGATCAACAAGCAGATGGCTGCCGGCGAGAAGCGTGCCCGCCACGCCAAGCGCGAAATGACGGTGGCCAACCTGCGTCTGGTGATTTCGATTGCGAAGAAGTACATCAACCGCGGCCTGCAATTCCTCGACCTGATCCAGGAAGGCAATATCGGCCTGCTGAAAGCGGTGGACAAGTTCGAATACCGCCGCGGCTACAAGTTCTCGACCTACGCCACCTGGTGGATCCGCCAGGCCATCACCCGCTCCATCGCGGACATGGCCCGTACCATCCGCGTGCCGGTGCACATGATCGAGACCATCAACAAGATGAACCGCATCTCGCGCCAGATCATGCAGGAAACCGGCAGCGAGCCGGATCTGGCCACCCTGGCGGTGAAGATGGAAATGCCGGAAAACAAAGTCCGCGAAATCATGAAGATCGCCAAAGAGCCGATTTCCATGGAAACCCCGATGGGCGAGGACGGCGATTCCCAGCTGGGCGACTTCATCGAGGACAACACCACGCTGGCGCCGCTGGATGCGGCCCTGCACGCTTCGATGCGCAATGTGATCAAGGAAGTGCTGGACTCCCTGACCCCGCGCGAAGCGAAGGTGCTGCGCATGCGCTATGGCGTGGAAATGTCGAACGACCACACCCTGGAAGAAGTGGGCAAGCAGTTCGACGTGACGCGCGAACGTATCCGCCAGATCGAAGCGAAGGCCATGAGCAAGCTGCGTCAGCCATCGCGCTCGGACAAGCTGAAGACCTTCCTGACGCAGAACTAA
- a CDS encoding DUF2946 domain-containing protein produces MWRRALWLSCFAILLNALAPSISHALSLCKGKQRSWEICLNDGRRLSGNGELDYATFQALTDRSKPQKQTPAQPEKMAMEDCGYCLTHAASFAPPPAERPMLAELGGNRLLPFMLYRAPVPLQGWRASIPRGPPAIA; encoded by the coding sequence ATGTGGCGTCGTGCTCTCTGGCTCTCGTGCTTTGCGATCCTGCTGAACGCGCTCGCCCCGTCGATCTCGCATGCGCTCTCCCTGTGCAAGGGCAAGCAGCGCAGCTGGGAAATCTGCCTGAATGATGGCCGGCGCCTGAGCGGCAATGGCGAGCTCGATTACGCCACCTTCCAGGCGCTGACCGACCGCAGCAAACCGCAAAAGCAGACCCCGGCCCAGCCTGAAAAAATGGCCATGGAGGACTGCGGCTACTGCCTGACGCATGCCGCCTCCTTCGCGCCGCCACCCGCCGAACGGCCCATGCTGGCTGAACTCGGCGGCAACCGTCTTCTTCCCTTCATGTTGTACCGCGCGCCTGTGCCGCTGCAAGGCTGGCGTGCCTCAATCCCGCGCGGTCCTCCTGCCATTGCGTGA
- a CDS encoding SAM-dependent methyltransferase has product MLIITIKQGKEAGILAGSPWIYQSAIEKVEGRPQEKMKAGATAIVQSSARRFLARAGYSAKSQIAARIWTLREDEPVDHAMMKRRVKAALEKRAPALAQAAPQELVQLIDGDADGLSGLLVHSYGGKGGYLICQFQSGAVDAWKVPIVQALLAGTGCPNVYERCDALMRKGEGLMVKPGALAGEEPPQRLTVSQGGRGFPMDLRTGFEYPR; this is encoded by the coding sequence ATGCTTATCATCACCATCAAACAGGGCAAGGAAGCGGGCATACTCGCCGGTTCGCCCTGGATCTATCAATCGGCCATCGAGAAGGTCGAAGGCCGTCCCCAGGAAAAAATGAAGGCTGGAGCGACTGCCATTGTGCAATCGTCGGCGCGGCGCTTTCTGGCGCGCGCAGGCTACAGCGCCAAGTCGCAGATTGCCGCCCGCATCTGGACGCTGCGCGAGGACGAGCCGGTCGATCACGCGATGATGAAGCGCCGCGTCAAGGCCGCCCTGGAAAAACGCGCGCCGGCCCTGGCCCAGGCCGCGCCGCAGGAACTGGTGCAACTGATCGATGGCGACGCGGACGGTTTGTCCGGCCTGCTGGTGCACAGCTACGGCGGCAAAGGCGGCTATCTGATCTGCCAGTTCCAGTCGGGCGCGGTGGATGCGTGGAAGGTGCCCATCGTGCAGGCGCTGCTGGCGGGAACGGGCTGCCCGAATGTATATGAGCGCTGCGATGCGCTGATGCGCAAGGGCGAAGGCCTGATGGTCAAACCGGGCGCGCTGGCCGGCGAAGAGCCGCCGCAGCGCCTGACCGTCAGCCAGGGTGGACGCGGCTTTCCGATGGACTTGCGCACCGGCTTCGAATATCCGCGCTGA
- a CDS encoding cytochrome c gives MKKKILTLFAALLVLLAAAALWLWPKDDAGAPASAAFQSLPAAEKVARGAYLAKAGDCMACHTTRGGVAFAGGRALQTPFGNVIAPNITSDKENGIGSWSADDFWNALHNGKSKNGRLLYPAFPYTDYTKVTRDDSDALYAYFQTVPAHPQANRPHELRFPYNQQLTLAVWRAMYFKPAVYQPDNGKPAEWNRGAYLVQGLGHCIACHSTRNALGASDGGLNGGMIPVLGWYAPSLNSDREAGLGDWQTPHIEQLLKTGIAPRATVFGPMAEVVRQSLQHLNDADIGAMALYLKSLPAPDGKPEPYEREKSSEAIAFLAAGAKIYKSQCMDCHGENGEGIPPAYPPLAGNRALTMDEAVNPIRIVLNGGFPPGTAGNPRPYGMPPFSHALNDVEVAAVVSYLRSAWGNNARPVSSVEVNRYRNVPLE, from the coding sequence ATGAAGAAGAAAATCCTCACTCTGTTCGCCGCCCTGCTGGTCCTGCTGGCCGCCGCCGCATTGTGGCTATGGCCCAAGGACGATGCGGGCGCGCCAGCCAGCGCCGCCTTCCAGTCCCTGCCGGCGGCCGAGAAAGTGGCGCGCGGCGCCTATCTGGCCAAGGCCGGCGACTGCATGGCCTGCCACACCACGCGCGGCGGCGTCGCCTTTGCCGGCGGCCGCGCCCTGCAAACCCCGTTCGGCAATGTGATCGCGCCGAACATCACGTCGGACAAGGAAAACGGCATCGGCAGCTGGAGCGCCGACGATTTCTGGAACGCCCTGCACAACGGCAAATCGAAAAATGGCCGCCTGCTGTATCCGGCCTTCCCCTACACCGACTACACCAAGGTCACGCGCGATGATTCCGACGCGCTGTACGCCTACTTCCAGACCGTGCCTGCGCATCCGCAGGCCAACCGTCCACACGAGCTGCGCTTCCCTTACAACCAGCAGCTCACGCTGGCGGTGTGGCGCGCCATGTACTTCAAGCCTGCCGTCTATCAGCCGGACAATGGCAAGCCGGCCGAGTGGAACCGCGGCGCCTATCTGGTGCAGGGCCTGGGCCACTGCATCGCCTGCCACAGCACGCGCAACGCCCTGGGCGCCAGCGACGGCGGCCTGAATGGCGGCATGATCCCGGTGCTGGGCTGGTATGCGCCTTCGCTGAATTCCGACCGCGAAGCGGGCCTGGGCGACTGGCAGACGCCGCATATCGAGCAGCTGCTGAAAACCGGCATCGCGCCGCGCGCCACCGTATTCGGCCCGATGGCCGAGGTGGTGCGCCAAAGCCTGCAGCATCTGAACGACGCCGATATCGGCGCCATGGCCCTGTATCTGAAGTCGCTGCCGGCGCCGGACGGCAAGCCCGAGCCCTATGAACGCGAGAAGAGCAGCGAGGCCATCGCCTTCCTGGCGGCGGGCGCGAAGATCTATAAATCGCAGTGCATGGACTGTCATGGCGAAAACGGTGAAGGCATCCCGCCCGCCTATCCGCCGCTGGCCGGCAACCGCGCGCTGACCATGGACGAAGCGGTCAATCCCATCCGCATCGTGCTGAATGGCGGCTTCCCGCCCGGCACGGCGGGCAATCCGCGCCCTTACGGCATGCCGCCGTTCAGCCATGCGCTGAACGATGTGGAGGTGGCGGCCGTGGTGTCCTATCTGCGCAGCGCCTGGGGCAATAATGCGCGCCCAGTGAGCAGCGTCGAGGTGAACCGCTACCGTAATGTGCCGCTGGAATAG
- a CDS encoding head GIN domain-containing protein: MLELKTIPAAARGIVLVAGLLAAAAPLSQAVAGPASWFRGERVQGSGKIVKQSREPGHFSGIGLGMSGNVEIRVGNSESVTIETDENILPLIETVVENGTLKIRPVKKDTSFDTRNLRIVVQARALEKVSVGGSGNVEVNGMRGERLQFDVGGSGNINARGLEGASVAVSLGGSGSLKASGMAENVNVSIGGSGKVALGQLQARNVTVSIGGSGEAIVWAKESLNTSVAGSGDVSYYGDPRVNKNVTGSGSVRRAGGVPQ; this comes from the coding sequence ATGCTTGAACTGAAAACCATTCCGGCCGCCGCGCGCGGCATCGTGCTCGTCGCCGGCCTGCTGGCCGCTGCCGCGCCGCTGAGCCAGGCCGTGGCCGGTCCCGCCAGCTGGTTCCGCGGCGAGCGCGTGCAGGGCAGCGGCAAGATCGTCAAACAGAGCCGCGAACCGGGCCACTTCAGCGGCATCGGTCTGGGCATGAGCGGCAATGTCGAGATCCGCGTCGGCAATAGCGAAAGCGTGACGATCGAGACCGACGAGAATATCCTGCCGCTGATCGAAACCGTGGTCGAAAACGGCACGCTGAAAATCCGCCCGGTGAAGAAGGATACCTCCTTCGATACGCGCAATCTGCGCATCGTGGTGCAGGCGCGCGCGCTGGAAAAAGTCTCGGTCGGCGGCTCCGGCAACGTCGAGGTGAACGGTATGCGCGGCGAGCGCCTGCAATTCGATGTGGGCGGTTCCGGCAACATCAATGCACGCGGACTGGAAGGCGCATCGGTAGCGGTGTCGCTGGGCGGCAGCGGCAGCCTGAAAGCCAGCGGCATGGCGGAGAACGTGAACGTGTCGATCGGCGGTTCGGGCAAGGTGGCGCTCGGCCAGCTGCAGGCGCGCAATGTGACGGTCAGCATCGGCGGTTCGGGCGAAGCGATCGTGTGGGCCAAGGAATCGCTGAACACCAGCGTGGCCGGTTCGGGCGACGTCTCCTATTACGGCGATCCGCGTGTGAACAAGAACGTGACGGGTTCGGGCTCGGTGCGCCGCGCCGGCGGCGTGCCGCAATAG